Proteins encoded within one genomic window of Fibrobacter sp.:
- a CDS encoding 4-alpha-glucanotransferase: protein MRYSDISCFQSGVAVPLFSLRSKNSIGIGEYLDLIPFAQWSKLCDFNVIQLLPVNDTGAEASPYSARSAFALNPVFINIQAVQGSSEFEDDIEEAKEKFDEQERIDYYKISTWKRSILRKIFDNRYDQLRKDKVLQEWLDKNPWAKAYCAYSTLKAENGEKSWKDWKNFKNPTDADIEKIWTKYKKDVWFQAWMQFVAETQFCAAVSEVSKLGINIKGDIPILINEDSADVWASRKYFSLEDRAGAPPDMFSYSGQNWGFPTYRWDVIEQDGFAWWKARLAQASKFYHAYRIDHVLGFFRIWSIPQTETTGILGHFNPSIPLTLERLQAAGFKQESLEYLRKPNYSVDQLRQFLEGDTERLLPVCFKTLYGTTDRYILKDEFLSEKAILGLSEPQEIKDKLLKVYWNRVFVPTGDEHTFYPYWYWYNAPVLFTLPEYEQQKLHEIIGENEAAQNGLWEANATKLLSVLAKETDMLVCAEDLGSVPRCVPAVLKKLNILSLRIERWARNWDAPYSPYYAMEEYPRLSVCTTSCHDTSSLRGLWKEPDFDRAFYWSHAGLPGNAPEELTPTVVRNILAHVFSANSLLCILPVQDYFALSPALSECAPEEERVNIPGTVGGKNWTYRLPCSVEDLAKNNFLCSEIRKLVDARKRRPMWKI, encoded by the coding sequence ATGCGTTACAGTGATATTTCTTGTTTCCAGAGCGGTGTAGCCGTTCCCCTGTTCAGCCTCCGTAGCAAAAACAGCATCGGTATCGGCGAATACCTCGACCTGATTCCCTTTGCCCAGTGGTCCAAGCTTTGTGATTTCAACGTCATCCAGCTTCTGCCGGTGAACGATACCGGTGCCGAGGCCAGCCCTTACAGCGCCCGCAGCGCCTTTGCCCTGAACCCGGTGTTCATCAACATCCAGGCGGTGCAGGGTTCCTCCGAATTCGAAGACGACATCGAAGAGGCCAAGGAAAAGTTCGACGAGCAGGAACGCATCGACTACTACAAGATTTCCACTTGGAAACGCTCCATCCTGAGAAAAATTTTTGACAACCGTTACGACCAGCTCCGCAAGGACAAGGTCTTGCAGGAGTGGCTGGACAAGAACCCCTGGGCCAAGGCCTACTGCGCCTACAGCACCTTGAAGGCCGAAAACGGCGAGAAGAGCTGGAAGGACTGGAAAAATTTCAAGAACCCCACGGACGCAGACATTGAAAAAATCTGGACCAAGTACAAGAAAGACGTTTGGTTCCAGGCCTGGATGCAGTTCGTTGCCGAGACGCAGTTCTGTGCCGCCGTGTCGGAAGTTTCCAAGTTGGGCATCAACATCAAGGGTGACATTCCTATCCTCATCAACGAGGACAGCGCCGACGTGTGGGCGAGCCGCAAGTATTTCTCCCTGGAAGACCGTGCCGGCGCACCTCCCGACATGTTCAGCTACAGCGGCCAGAACTGGGGATTCCCCACCTACCGCTGGGATGTCATTGAACAGGACGGCTTTGCCTGGTGGAAAGCCCGTCTCGCCCAGGCAAGCAAGTTCTACCACGCCTACCGTATCGACCATGTGCTGGGATTTTTCCGTATCTGGAGCATCCCCCAGACCGAGACCACGGGCATCCTCGGGCACTTCAATCCTAGCATCCCGCTGACCCTGGAACGCCTGCAGGCCGCAGGCTTCAAGCAGGAATCCCTGGAATACCTGCGCAAGCCCAACTATTCCGTGGATCAGCTGCGGCAGTTCCTGGAAGGCGATACGGAACGCCTGCTGCCCGTCTGCTTCAAGACGCTCTACGGCACTACAGACCGCTACATTTTGAAAGACGAATTCCTCTCGGAAAAGGCCATTCTCGGTCTTTCCGAACCCCAAGAAATTAAGGACAAGCTGCTGAAGGTTTACTGGAACCGCGTGTTTGTCCCTACCGGCGACGAACACACCTTCTACCCTTACTGGTACTGGTACAATGCCCCGGTGCTCTTCACCCTGCCGGAATATGAACAGCAGAAACTTCACGAGATTATCGGCGAAAACGAGGCCGCCCAGAATGGGCTCTGGGAGGCGAACGCCACCAAGCTTCTGTCGGTCCTTGCCAAGGAAACGGACATGCTGGTCTGCGCCGAAGACCTGGGCTCCGTGCCCCGCTGCGTTCCTGCGGTTCTCAAGAAACTGAATATCCTTTCGCTCCGTATCGAACGCTGGGCCCGCAACTGGGACGCTCCCTATTCTCCCTACTACGCTATGGAAGAATACCCCCGCCTCTCGGTGTGCACCACCAGCTGCCACGACACCTCCAGCCTTCGCGGGCTCTGGAAGGAGCCTGACTTTGATAGGGCCTTCTACTGGTCTCACGCGGGACTTCCGGGCAACGCTCCGGAAGAACTGACCCCCACCGTGGTGCGGAATATTCTGGCCCACGTGTTCTCCGCCAACAGCCTGCTCTGCATCTTGCCGGTGCAGGACTATTTCGCCTTGTCGCCCGCCCTTTCGGAATGCGCTCCCGAAGAGGAACGGGTGAACATCCCGGGCACCGTCGGCGGCAAGAACTGGACCTACCGCCTGCCCTGTTCCGTAGAGGACCTCGCGAAAAACAACTTCCTCTGTTCCGAAATCCGCAAGCTGGTGGACGCCCGCAAACGCAGACCCATGTGGAAAATTTAA
- a CDS encoding glycoside hydrolase family 13 protein, whose translation MFAPAWTKDAVFYQIFPDRFCRSPRYHAVGRFVPWGSRPTRENMFGGNLAGIEDHLDYIAGLGVNAIYLCPIFKSNSNHRYHTVDYFEIDPVLGTLKDFDRLVKKAHRLGLRIILDGVFNHCSRGFFQFNSLLELGENSPYVDWFHVKGWPLNAYSGKPNYECWWNYPALPKFNTGCPDVREYLFSVAEYWTHRGIDGWRLDVPNEIDDDSFWQEFRRRVKAINPEAYIVGEIWDEPSRWLQGDQFDGVMNYIFRKAVMKFLFDENPISVQEFCDRVRAAFPEGRGDIPMNLLGSHDTTRLLSQPCASLERIKLAYALLFFMPGASCIYYGEELSMKGGKDPDCRRSVPWDELENRKSQPLYEFICNLVKMRRENQVLRDGSLSIANIADGFTVTRTLGKKTMTLSVTTSGAQPSFEIK comes from the coding sequence ATGTTCGCTCCCGCTTGGACAAAAGACGCCGTATTCTATCAGATATTCCCTGATAGGTTCTGCCGGAGTCCCCGCTACCATGCGGTAGGCAGGTTCGTGCCTTGGGGCTCCAGGCCCACCCGCGAAAACATGTTCGGCGGGAATCTCGCGGGCATCGAGGACCATCTGGACTACATCGCGGGCCTCGGCGTAAACGCCATCTATCTCTGTCCCATCTTCAAGAGCAATTCCAACCACCGCTACCATACCGTCGATTACTTCGAAATCGACCCGGTGCTGGGCACGCTCAAGGATTTCGACCGCCTTGTCAAAAAAGCCCACAGGCTTGGGCTGCGTATCATTCTCGACGGTGTGTTCAACCACTGTTCCCGCGGGTTCTTCCAGTTCAACAGCCTGCTGGAACTGGGCGAAAATTCCCCCTACGTGGACTGGTTTCATGTAAAGGGCTGGCCTCTCAACGCCTATTCGGGCAAACCCAATTACGAATGCTGGTGGAACTACCCGGCGCTTCCCAAGTTCAACACCGGCTGCCCCGATGTTCGGGAATACCTTTTCTCCGTGGCCGAATACTGGACCCATCGCGGCATCGACGGCTGGCGTCTCGACGTTCCCAACGAAATCGACGACGACTCCTTCTGGCAGGAATTCCGCCGCCGCGTCAAGGCCATCAATCCCGAGGCTTACATCGTAGGCGAAATCTGGGACGAGCCCTCCCGCTGGTTGCAAGGCGACCAGTTCGACGGCGTCATGAACTACATCTTCCGCAAGGCGGTCATGAAGTTCCTCTTCGACGAGAACCCCATTTCCGTCCAGGAATTCTGCGACCGGGTCCGCGCCGCCTTCCCCGAGGGCCGTGGCGACATCCCCATGAACCTTTTGGGTAGCCACGACACCACCCGCCTCCTGTCCCAGCCCTGCGCAAGCCTCGAACGCATCAAGCTGGCATACGCCCTCCTGTTCTTTATGCCCGGCGCGTCCTGCATCTACTACGGCGAGGAACTCTCCATGAAGGGCGGCAAGGACCCCGACTGCCGCCGAAGCGTCCCCTGGGACGAACTGGAAAACCGCAAGTCCCAACCGCTATACGAATTTATCTGTAATCTGGTGAAAATGCGCCGCGAAAACCAGGTCCTCCGCGACGGCAGCCTCTCCATCGCAAACATCGCCGACGGCTTCACCGTCACCCGCACCCTGGGCAAAAAGACCATGACCCTCTCCGTCACAACCTCTGGCGCCCAACCTTCTTTTGAAATTAAATAA
- a CDS encoding fibrobacter succinogenes major paralogous domain-containing protein, which produces MSSDSKSNDPAEVTDDSSDSKGNPSSAGTSTKSSNSNSSGTTTKSSSSSAGKVNGLATPCKTETEDNCEYGELVDERDGQTYKTVKIGTQTWMAENLNYDPGQGGSGSSAYDWSWCYDDDPSNCAKYGRLYTWAAAMDSATTYCGFGKSCTATHPVQGICPSGWHLPDTTDWHDLIVAAGGQYSAGAKLKSTSGWENDEWGNDGNGTDAFGFSALPSGYRSRDGGDYYTAGGYAYIWSSFEYITGLVAYEMRLRCTNAYATVDRGNEDYGYAVRCLKDSD; this is translated from the coding sequence ATGTCCAGCGACAGCAAGTCCAACGATCCCGCCGAAGTGACCGACGACTCCAGCGACAGCAAGGGCAATCCTTCTTCGGCAGGAACATCGACCAAATCCAGCAACTCGAATTCATCTGGAACGACTACGAAGTCAAGCAGCAGTTCTGCGGGCAAGGTGAATGGCTTGGCGACGCCGTGCAAGACTGAAACCGAAGACAACTGCGAGTATGGCGAGTTGGTGGATGAACGCGATGGCCAGACATACAAGACGGTGAAAATCGGCACCCAGACTTGGATGGCAGAAAACCTGAACTATGACCCTGGACAGGGTGGTTCAGGTTCGTCGGCATACGATTGGTCATGGTGCTATGACGACGACCCTTCCAATTGCGCCAAATACGGGCGGCTTTACACCTGGGCCGCCGCGATGGACTCCGCTACGACCTATTGTGGTTTCGGCAAGTCCTGCACGGCGACGCATCCCGTCCAGGGCATCTGCCCGAGCGGCTGGCATTTGCCCGATACGACCGATTGGCACGATCTCATCGTAGCTGCCGGCGGACAGTATTCCGCGGGAGCAAAGTTGAAATCGACCTCTGGGTGGGAGAACGATGAGTGGGGGAACGATGGCAACGGCACGGATGCGTTCGGCTTCTCGGCGCTCCCGTCCGGCTACAGGAGCCGCGACGGGGGGGACTACTACACCGCCGGCGGCTATGCGTACATCTGGTCCTCTTTTGAGTACATCACGGGCCTCGTCGCGTACGAAATGCGCCTGCGCTGCACCAACGCGTACGCAACCGTGGATCGCGGCAACGAGGACTACGGCTACGCGGTCCGCTGTCTCAAGGACTCGGACTAA
- a CDS encoding fibrobacter succinogenes major paralogous domain-containing protein produces MKNTFAKKFTVCALAWVFGFALSACDNSSSAGGDDNNVILSGDSREESSDSRSNDKDEAISSSGKVTDKDSEPAEVSSSSVESSDSKSSSSVKSGDSSSSTEASKSYAEAKVMPSGTYACSKYKCFTTEYLNQDFLEAGKYGEILDERDGQVYKTIEICDEENENCQIWMAQNLNYAYTNVPYNYGDYTSDSTSWCYDNAPANCFKYGRLYTWAVAIDSVKLASDADNPQDCGFRKDCDLISVGSATLIQGFCPNGWHLPNGDEWNALFTAVGGRNIAGTKLKSTNGWQENGNGDDAFGFSALPAGRRAYSGDFFNDATRTYLWSSIEGESLGAYSVNLDYHSGLADLGSFYKNHGYSVRCLKDSE; encoded by the coding sequence ATGAAAAACACATTCGCGAAAAAGTTTACGGTCTGCGCCCTTGCGTGGGTGTTCGGGTTTGCCCTTTCGGCTTGCGATAATTCGTCGTCGGCGGGTGGCGATGACAATAACGTCATTCTGAGCGGCGATAGCCGCGAAGAATCCAGTGATTCTCGTTCCAACGATAAGGACGAAGCAATCTCCAGCAGCGGCAAGGTCACTGATAAGGATAGCGAGCCTGCCGAAGTGTCCAGTTCATCGGTGGAGTCTTCTGATTCCAAGAGTTCAAGTTCCGTAAAGTCGGGTGATTCTTCGAGTTCGACTGAAGCGTCGAAAAGTTACGCCGAAGCGAAGGTCATGCCGTCGGGAACTTACGCGTGTTCCAAATACAAATGCTTCACGACAGAATACCTGAATCAGGACTTTCTGGAAGCGGGGAAGTATGGCGAAATTCTCGACGAGCGAGATGGTCAGGTCTATAAGACTATTGAGATTTGCGACGAGGAAAATGAAAATTGTCAGATATGGATGGCTCAGAATTTGAACTACGCATACACTAACGTTCCCTATAACTATGGTGACTACACCTCCGATTCCACCAGTTGGTGCTATGACAACGCCCCTGCCAATTGTTTCAAGTACGGACGACTTTACACCTGGGCTGTGGCCATTGATTCGGTGAAGTTGGCGAGCGATGCAGACAATCCGCAGGACTGCGGCTTCCGCAAAGATTGCGACCTCATTTCGGTAGGTTCGGCAACCTTAATTCAGGGTTTTTGTCCCAACGGCTGGCATCTGCCGAACGGAGATGAATGGAATGCCTTATTCACGGCGGTTGGCGGAAGAAACATAGCAGGTACAAAGTTGAAATCTACAAATGGTTGGCAAGAAAATGGCAACGGCGATGACGCTTTCGGTTTTTCTGCGCTCCCTGCTGGTAGAAGGGCCTACAGTGGCGACTTCTTCAATGACGCCACTAGGACGTACCTATGGAGTTCTATTGAAGGCGAAAGCCTCGGCGCGTACAGCGTGAATTTGGACTATCACAGCGGCCTTGCGGACTTGGGGAGTTTCTACAAGAACCACGGGTACTCCGTCCGTTGCCTCAAGGACTCTGAATAA
- a CDS encoding fibrobacter succinogenes major paralogous domain-containing protein: MKNTFAKMFTVCALAGVLGAAFIGCGEDSSSTRASGSYAGRTVTIGNQVWMAENLNIDTEDSWCYDNNPEMCAKYGRLYTWEAAMKACPSGWRLPSHEDWMTLFDTIDETGFGPGFGMDVGGIKLKSVDGWEDDPKVTKSEDVYGFSAFPAGEGEKDGEKFHGMGRYTKFWSTEEKSFSEDAYAMVLSYNHDEARYLDYKKTDAYSVRCVKDSD; encoded by the coding sequence ATGAAAAATACATTCGCGAAAATGTTTACGGTCTGTGCCCTTGCGGGGGTGCTTGGTGCTGCGTTTATCGGTTGCGGGGAAGACTCGTCTTCTACCAGGGCGTCAGGCTCCTATGCCGGTCGAACAGTCACCATTGGCAATCAGGTTTGGATGGCGGAGAACTTGAACATCGATACAGAAGATTCCTGGTGCTATGACAATAATCCTGAAATGTGCGCCAAATATGGACGTCTTTATACCTGGGAAGCTGCGATGAAGGCTTGTCCGTCAGGGTGGCGTTTGCCAAGCCATGAAGATTGGATGACGTTGTTTGATACGATTGACGAAACTGGCTTTGGGCCAGGTTTCGGAATGGACGTCGGCGGTATAAAGTTGAAGTCCGTTGATGGCTGGGAAGACGATCCGAAAGTGACAAAGAGCGAGGATGTATACGGCTTTTCTGCGTTTCCTGCAGGCGAAGGCGAGAAGGATGGTGAAAAGTTCCACGGGATGGGAAGGTACACCAAATTTTGGTCAACTGAAGAAAAAAGCTTCAGCGAGGATGCTTATGCTATGGTACTCAGTTACAATCATGATGAAGCGAGGTATTTGGACTACAAGAAAACGGATGCCTACTCCGTCCGCTGCGTGAAGGACTCGGACTAA